DNA from Stutzerimonas decontaminans:
GTCTACGCAATGCTCGCCGAGGCTATCGGGCTACAGCAGTTGAGCCTCGAACAGGCGCTGGACCTGCCCGAAGACCTGCTAGGAGAGATACAGGAGGCTTTCCTCGACGGTGAGGGTGAGCTGCCGGCGGTCAGTGCGGTAGCCGAGCAGTTCGCCGGGAGGGTGTCGGAGCAGGTGCTTTATTGCGTGCGCGCCGCGCTGCAGGTCGAGTTCGAATTGTAACGAGGTGCATCCGCTGCGCTGGCCCGCAACGGGCCGGTGCTAGAGCCTTCTCGGTTAGCTCGACTGTCCCACTGCCATCATTGCGACTTTTGTCGACCCATCACCGCTCGAAGGTCGTCTTGCCTGCTTTTTGGAGCTGTGGTTAGCTAACTAATAATTAGTTTTTGCAGGAATGGCCGTACATGTACGCCGAGCAACATCGCTTCGCCATGCAATTGGCTCAACTGTCGCGTGGCTGGCGCGCAGAATTGGATCGACGTCTCGCTGATCTTGGCCTTTCCCAGGCGCGCTGGCTGGTTCTTTTGCATCTTGCTCGTTTCGATCACGAGCCTACCCAGCGAGAGTTGGCGCAGAGCGTTGCGGTAGAGGGCCCGACTCTTGCTCGTTTGCTCGATAGCCTGGAAGCGCAGGGCCTGGTACACCGCAAGGCTTCGGCCGAGGATCGTCGCGCCAAGCGGATATCCCTCGGTGCACCGGCGTTGCCGCTGATCGAGAAGATCGAGGCCATATCCACTCAGGTTCGCCATGATGCATTCGCCGGGATTGATGAGGAAGATCTGCGCAAATGCCAGCAGGTGCATGCGCGCATCCTCGCCAATCTAGACAAGCGCTGATGGCTGCCGGTCGGTGTCATCATTGGTCGGGCTGATCGGCAGCCGTTTTTAGCTTTCCCTCACTATTGCGCGTCTTTGCCTTATCTGTAGCGCTGCTACCCGTGGTATGGCCGAGCAAGTGCGCTGCCGCTTAGAAGCTGCGGCCCAGGTTCATATACAGCGCGCGTTCATCCTCGTCGTTGAAGCCGAAGCCGAAGTTCAGCGGGCCTAGCGGCGTGTCATAGCCGAGAAAGATACTGGCGGCGTTTATGTAGCCGCTGTCAAAGGCGTTTTCGTTGTTCCACACGCGGCCACGTTCCAGTGATCCGCCGAGGTAAAGCGGAAAGTCCAATGGTTGGAACGCCCGTGGGGTAACGCGGCGGTAGTACACCATGCGTGCCAGGCTGATGTTCTGTCCGGCCAGTGCGTCCTGGCGAAAGCCCGACAGCTGACGGGCACCACCGAGCAGGAAGCTCGAGGTCACCACTTCGGCATCGTCCAGGGTGCGGCCATAACGGCCACCGAGTACCCAGGTATTGGCATCGTGGCTGAGCGCCTTGTCCAGCTTGATATTCCACTGCCGATAGCGCTGGTCTGAGCTGAGGCTTGGATCGTACTGGCGCATGGTCAGGCGGATGTCTTCGCCTTCACGGGGAAAATCAATGTTGTCCAGGGTGTCGAACGAATACTGCAGCTCGTAGTAGCCCTCGGTGAAACTGAAATCGGGCAGATCACGCTCGCCTATGCGCACGTCGGCCTCGCCCCAGGCCTGGCCGATGCCAAAGCGGATCTCGCCATTATTGGCAATCTGCCGACCGACGTTGAGGCCATAGCCATACCGCTGCAGCCGGTATTCGGCGATCGGGTCATTATCGAGAATGGACTCAACGTTTTGTGCCTCGACGAACAGGTTTGGCGCGACGAACCAGCGTGAGCCGGCATCCAGCGGCTGGTAGAACTCGCTGTAGAGTTCCTGCCGATCACCCAACTGCAGGCGCGTCAGCCATTCGGCACCGAGCTCGTTGATGCCATTCTTGCGATAGCTCGCGCCCAGGTTGAACACGCTGTCGCCCTGAAAGTCGTCGGACAGGCTCAGGCCGAGACGCAGGTAATCGGTGCCGGTACGCTTCTCGCGTGCGTTGATCACCAGCGTGTTGCCACGTTTGCTGCGCTGGACGCGGTACTCGACACGCTCGAAGTAATCGAGGCCGTAGAGCGTACCCATGTCCTTCTGCAGATCCTCAAGATCCAGTGGTTCGCCGGGCGGCTGACGAATATACCGGCGGATCACCGCGTCGCTGACCTTGGAGTCGTTTTCCACACGGATCGCCGTGATGACTGGCGTCCGCGGGTCGCTGGAGCGCGCAAGGCTCAGGGCTGGGTTGCCGCCCGATGTTGCACGCATCTCGGCCAGACGGCCTTCTAGCGCCTGAGTCGCGCGGTAACCGGCATCGACGAGCTGCTCGGCGCGGGCGAAGTCGGTAGAGCCGTATGCGGCCAAGGGAGGCTGGATCAGAACGTCCTGCGGCTGCAGGGTGGCTAGCTGCGCCTCGGAGTTGCGGCGGGTCATCATCGTGGTGGTCTGGTTGAGCACATCGACCACCGTGAGCAGCTCCTTGCGCGGCTTGAGCGGTGTGCCGATGTCCACCACGATCAGTCGGTCGACGCCCATGTCGCGCGCGACGTCCATGGGAATGTTGTCGACCATGCCGCCATCCACCAGCAGACGCTCGTCGATTTCCACGGGAGCGAATACGGCGGGAATCGACATGCTGGCGCGGATGACCTGGGGCAGGTGGCCGCGGCGGAAAATTACCTTCTCATCGTTAGCGATGTCGGTAGCAACCGCGCGGAAGGGGATAGGCAACTGATCGAAATCGCGGGTGTCGCTGGCATGTACCAGCAGGCGCTCAAGCAGCAGCGCGAGGTTCTGGCCCTGAATCACGCCCAACGGCAGCCCGAGGCTGCCATCGTCACGAAAGCTGAGCTTCTGCTTGATGAGAAAATCGCGATCGTCCTGTTTGCGCCGGTAAGGGATCTCCTGGCGGGGTGGATCATCTGAGAGCACCTGCTGCCAATCGAGTGTGAGTGCCAGACGTTCGAGCTCCGCGACGCTATAGCCCGCGGCGTATAGCCCGCCGACCACTGCGCCCATGCTGGTTCCGGCGATGGCGTCGATGCGCACGCCTTGCTCTTCCAATGCCTTGAGCACGCCGACATGGGCGAGCCCGCGTGCAGCGCCGCCCGAGAGCACCAGGCCAGTTCTCGGCTGGGCTGGTTCGGCGAATGACGCAGGAAGGACAAGCAGCAACAGCAGGGCAACGAACAGGCGGAGCATGGCGGAACCAGGGGGATGCATGAGGAAGCCGGCTATTATAGGCCGCCGTGAACCAGTGGGAGACGCCCCGAATGACCCCAAGCAAGCCGGAAATTGTCATCACCTATTGCACCCAGTGTCAGTGGCTGCTGCGCGCCGCCTGGCTCGCCCAGGAGTTGCTGTCGACCTTTGCCGACGACTTGGGGCGCGTCTGCCTGGTGCCTGCAACGGGTGGCACCTTCCATATCAGCTGCGATGGCGAACAGATCTGGGAGCGCAAACAGGACGGCGGCTTCCCCGAGGCAAAAGAGCTCAAGCAGCGCGTGCGTGACCGCATCGACCCGCAGCGCTCGCTGGGTCACAACGATCGCTGAGAATCAACTGGCGGACTTCGGAATAGTGATCGGCTGGGTTTTCAACCGGCTGGTGACGACGCTGGCGACGATTATCAAGGCGCCGCCCAGCAGCATGCGCAGCGTTGGCTCTTCGTTGAACAGCCACCAGGCGAAGGCGATGCCGTAGACCGGTTCGAGGGCAAAGATCACCGAAGTCGTACGCGCCTTCAGCACCCGCAGGCTGGCTACAAACAGGCTGTGTGCGAGCCCGGTGCAGAGCACGCCCAATAGTGCCAGCCAGAGCCAGTCCTGCGCCGGAATGGCAGGAATCGCCTGCCAGCTGAATGGCAGCAGGCCGGTGAGAATCGCCAGGTTCTGCCACAGCGCCGCGCGAACCGGATCAAGGCCCCGGGTTACGGCGCGATTGAGCAGCGACAGAAGGGCGAACAGCAGCCCTGACAGCACGCCATAGAGCAAGCCGGCAGTCGGCCCGCTGCTGAGATCAAATACCGGCGCGACCAGAAGCAGGCCGGCGCAAACCAGTCCGACCATGGCGAACTCGACCGCGCGCGTGCGTTCGCGGAACAACAGCCCTTCGAGCAGCACGGTGAAGGCCGGGAAGCTGGCGAAGCCCAGGGTGGCTATGCCGACGCCGGCGATCTTCACGGCGATGAAGAAGGTCAGCCAATGGGCACCGAGCAGCAGACCGCCCAACGCCAAGCCGCCACGTTGCCGCCAGTTTGGCGAGACGCCGCTGGGCCGCAACAGCTGTGCGACCAGCAGCAGGGCCAGCACGGCGAACAGCGCGCGCCCGAAGGTGATGATCAGCGCCGAGCTTTCGGCCAGCTTGCCGAGCACGCCGGAAAGGCCAAACATCAACGCGCCGAGATGGATCGCCAGCAGAGCGTTACGCGGGGTCATTTGGTCGTCGACCTGACTGATATGCAGGATCGGAGCAGGCAAGGCGGGAGTGCTGCAGGGGGTTCATGGCTGCCCAGGTATGGTGGTGTGCAGTCATGCTAGGTCGACAGCGAAGGCTGTGTCTTTCGCGTCAGTCATTCATTTTGTCGCGCAACTCGCGGCGCAGCATGCGCGGCGTGCAACCTCGCACGCGCACCAGCGCTGCGGTGAAGGCGCTTTGCGAGGTGTAGCCGACTCTTGCAGCAATCTCTCCCACCGGCAGCGGGGTTTCATGTAGCAAGGCTTCTGCGTGGTGCAGGCGGCGCTGGCGCACGTACTCCATCGGCGTTTTACCGGTTTCATGGAGAAAGCGTGCATGTAGCCGCGCCACAGACAGGCCTGCGATGCGGGCCAGGTCGGCGACCTGCAGCGGGTAGGGCAGGTGCCGGTCGATAAATGCATCAATTGCCGCCAAAGGCAGCCCGCACTGCTCTCGTAATGCTTCATGCCCGTCGGCCAGGCTGGCCAGCAACAGCACGGTACCTTGCGCGGCGATCACCGAATCATTGATCGGACTTCGCGCCAGCCAGGCAACCAGGCTCTGCTGTGCAGGTGCAAGGCGTAGCGTATCCGGCTGGTCGAGCAGACGCAGGCTGCGTTCGGCATGGTGGCCCAGGTTCTCACGGACCCAGCTTTCGGAGGGAAGGTCCAGCACCAGGCATTGGCTGCCGGTAGTGCTGGCACAGGCGTGATGAGTCGTAGAGGGAATTACCGCCAGGCCCTGCTCGCCGATGCAACTGGCGCGCCCGGCAATTTCGAACTCCAATAGTCCTTTCAGCCCGAACACCAGTTGAGGGTGGTCGTGGCTGTGGGCGATGAGGTCATCATGGTAGTTGCGCAGCGATAACATCGGGCAGCAGTCTCGAAAGCGGGCGCGTGGTTGGCCGGTATCGGCAATCGAAGGAAGGCGGCCAGTGGATCAGAAAATCAGAGGATGACCTTG
Protein-coding regions in this window:
- a CDS encoding patatin-like phospholipase family protein; amino-acid sequence: MLRLFVALLLLLVLPASFAEPAQPRTGLVLSGGAARGLAHVGVLKALEEQGVRIDAIAGTSMGAVVGGLYAAGYSVAELERLALTLDWQQVLSDDPPRQEIPYRRKQDDRDFLIKQKLSFRDDGSLGLPLGVIQGQNLALLLERLLVHASDTRDFDQLPIPFRAVATDIANDEKVIFRRGHLPQVIRASMSIPAVFAPVEIDERLLVDGGMVDNIPMDVARDMGVDRLIVVDIGTPLKPRKELLTVVDVLNQTTTMMTRRNSEAQLATLQPQDVLIQPPLAAYGSTDFARAEQLVDAGYRATQALEGRLAEMRATSGGNPALSLARSSDPRTPVITAIRVENDSKVSDAVIRRYIRQPPGEPLDLEDLQKDMGTLYGLDYFERVEYRVQRSKRGNTLVINAREKRTGTDYLRLGLSLSDDFQGDSVFNLGASYRKNGINELGAEWLTRLQLGDRQELYSEFYQPLDAGSRWFVAPNLFVEAQNVESILDNDPIAEYRLQRYGYGLNVGRQIANNGEIRFGIGQAWGEADVRIGERDLPDFSFTEGYYELQYSFDTLDNIDFPREGEDIRLTMRQYDPSLSSDQRYRQWNIKLDKALSHDANTWVLGGRYGRTLDDAEVVTSSFLLGGARQLSGFRQDALAGQNISLARMVYYRRVTPRAFQPLDFPLYLGGSLERGRVWNNENAFDSGYINAASIFLGYDTPLGPLNFGFGFNDEDERALYMNLGRSF
- a CDS encoding DMT family transporter; translated protein: MTPRNALLAIHLGALMFGLSGVLGKLAESSALIITFGRALFAVLALLLVAQLLRPSGVSPNWRQRGGLALGGLLLGAHWLTFFIAVKIAGVGIATLGFASFPAFTVLLEGLLFRERTRAVEFAMVGLVCAGLLLVAPVFDLSSGPTAGLLYGVLSGLLFALLSLLNRAVTRGLDPVRAALWQNLAILTGLLPFSWQAIPAIPAQDWLWLALLGVLCTGLAHSLFVASLRVLKARTTSVIFALEPVYGIAFAWWLFNEEPTLRMLLGGALIIVASVVTSRLKTQPITIPKSAS
- a CDS encoding MarR family transcriptional regulator yields the protein MYAEQHRFAMQLAQLSRGWRAELDRRLADLGLSQARWLVLLHLARFDHEPTQRELAQSVAVEGPTLARLLDSLEAQGLVHRKASAEDRRAKRISLGAPALPLIEKIEAISTQVRHDAFAGIDEEDLRKCQQVHARILANLDKR
- a CDS encoding SelT/SelW/SelH family protein; the encoded protein is MTPSKPEIVITYCTQCQWLLRAAWLAQELLSTFADDLGRVCLVPATGGTFHISCDGEQIWERKQDGGFPEAKELKQRVRDRIDPQRSLGHNDR
- a CDS encoding helix-turn-helix transcriptional regulator, whose product is MLSLRNYHDDLIAHSHDHPQLVFGLKGLLEFEIAGRASCIGEQGLAVIPSTTHHACASTTGSQCLVLDLPSESWVRENLGHHAERSLRLLDQPDTLRLAPAQQSLVAWLARSPINDSVIAAQGTVLLLASLADGHEALREQCGLPLAAIDAFIDRHLPYPLQVADLARIAGLSVARLHARFLHETGKTPMEYVRQRRLHHAEALLHETPLPVGEIAARVGYTSQSAFTAALVRVRGCTPRMLRRELRDKMND